The DNA segment TTTACAAGTTTTTGGATTAATTAGGAGTGAAAGTATTGGACGTTATCAAACAAATACAACAGGCAATTGTGTATATTGAAGATCATTTGCCAGACCGAGTTCAATTACAAGAACTCAGTGATTACGTTAACCTTTCACCTTTTCACCTTGATCAATCATTTAAAATGATTGTCGGACAATCACCGAGCGAATATGCACATGCACGTCGAATGACCTTGGCTGCAAATGATTTAATTCATGGTTCAAGTCGGTTAATCGATATTGCAAAGAAATATAAATATAAAGATGCCAATGCGTTTGCCAATGATTTTAGTGACTTTCATGGGGTTTCACCTATTCAAGTGAATACTAAGCGTGATCAATTAAATATGAAATCAAGGTTGTATATTAAATTATCAGTTACAGAGCAATCCCCTTATCCTTATCGCTTAGAACAAAATGAAGGTATATCGCTAGTCGGATATTCAAAGTATCTCGATGCTAGCGAGTTAGAAGATCCATTTAAAGTACCAGATTTATTAGAAGATTTACAATTTGACGGCATTATTGATGATATAAAACGCTACAACGATATAAGTCCTCATGAATTATTTGTCGTTAATTGTCCTTTGGATGAAGGTATGGAAATATTTGTTGGTGTACCAAGTGAACGTTATCCTGACCACTTAGAGAGTAGGTTTTTACCAGAAAGGCAATATGCAAAATTCAATCTACAAGGTGAACTTGATTACGTAGTCAACGAAGCATGGTATTATATCGAAACAACACTTCAAATGACATTGCCATATGAACGTAACAGTCTTTATATCGAAGTATATCCGTTAGATTTTTCTTTTGAGGATAGTTTCAATAAAGTGCAATTATGGATGCCAGTAAATAAGAAAAATTAATACGTTTTTTGTTAGAAAAAAAAGCCCTACAAAATGGTTTTCATTTTACCTTTTGTAGGGCTTTATTTTATTGGCTAATGTTTACGCTATTTTGAATTTGTACTGAATAAATGTATTTATTCTTCAATCCATTGTGTATGGAACACGCCTTCACGATCTTTACGTTGATAAGTATGTGCACCAAAATAGTCTCGCTGTGCTTGAATTAAGTTTGCTGGTAGGTTTGCTGAACGATAGTTATCATAATAATTGATACTAGCTGAGAAACCTGGTGTTGGTATACCGTTGCGTACTCCAGTAGCCACAACGTCTCGTAGTGCATCTTGATAATTAGAAACGATATCGTGGAAATATGGATCTAACATAAGATTTTGTAATTCATTGTCATTATCATAGGCTTCTTTAATTTTTTGTAAGAACTGAGCACGAATTATACAACCAGCTCTCCAAATCATTGCAAGTTCACCTAATTTTAAATCCCATTCATTGTTGTCACTAGCTTCTTTCATCTGTGCAAAACCTTGTGCATATGAACAGATTTTACTCATATATAGCGCTTTTCTTATTTTCTCTAAAAATTCATCTTTGTTACCATCAAATTTAATTTCTGGTCCATTTAAATGTTTTGAAGCTTTTACACGTTCTTCTTTAATTGAAGAGATAAAACGAGCAAAAACTGACTCCGTAATAATTGTTAGTGGAATACCTAATTCTAAGGCGTTGATAGACGTCCATTTACCTGTACCCTTTTGACCAGCAGTATCCAAGATCTTTTCTACTAATGGTTCATTCGTTTCATCGTCTATCTTTTCAAAAATATCACCAGTGATTTCGATTAAATAACTAGAAAGCTCACCTGCGTTCCAGTCTTTAAATGTTTGTGCAATTTCTTGGTGTGACATGCCTAGTAAGTCTTTCATCATTGCATAACTTTCAGCTATTAACTGCATATCAGCATATTCAATTCCATTGTGAACCATTTTCACGTAGTGCCCTGCACCATTTGGCCCGATATACGTTACACAAGAAGCACCATCATCTGCTTTTGCTGAGATAGCATCTAAAATATCACTTACTTTATCATAGGCAGCTTTTTGTCCACCTGGCATTAATGAAGGGCCTGTTAAAGCACCGACTTCTCCACCTGAAACACCCATACCAATAAAGTTTACATTACTTTCTTCTAACGCTTTATTTCTTCTGATTGTATCTTGGTAATTTGTGTTACCGCCATCAATTAAAATATCATCATCATCTAATAATGGTAATAAGTGGTCAATTGTAGCATCTGTTGCAGGACCAGCTTTAACCATTAATAATATACGACGTGGTTTTTCTAAAGAATTTACAAATTCTTCTAATGAATAAGTTGGATGTATATTTTTACCTTTTGATTCTTCAACCATTTCATCTGTTTTTTCAGATGAACGATTAAATACAGAAACATGATATCCACGTGATTCAATATTCCAAGCAAGGTTTTTACCCATTACGGCTAAACCTACTACACCGATTTCTTGTGACATATTACTTACCTCTCTTATTAAAAATTTCTTCTATATTGTACCATAAAGCGAAAGTTACATTCACTTAATCAGTTTGATTCATTTGTGACGAGCTCAACTATTTTCAATAATTGTTGTGCTAGTAAAACGAGGTTTTGTGTAGCAATGCGTTCTTTAGTCGTGTGAATATTTTCATAACCGATGCCGATGATTACTGTAGGAACACCGAGTAAATTGAAAATATTTCCATCTGAACCACTATTTGCAATAACTGCTTTAGGGTTAAGTCCTAAACTAGACGCACTTTTTTTAGCAATATCTATTACATGATCGTTTTCATCGATTTGAAAGCCTGGATAACTTTTAGTTACACGTACATCTGCTGAACATCCAAATGACTGTGCAGTATTTTCAAAGACAGATTTCATATGTGCGACTTGAGATTCTACTTTCTCATCCGAGTGTGAGCGTGCTTCAGCATTTAATGTTACTTTATTAGCAACGATGTTCGTTGCCGAACCACCTTCAAATCTTCCAATATTTGCAGTTGTTTCTTCATCAATTTTTCCTAAATGCATTTTACTGATGGCTTTGGCTGCAATATTGATGGCACTTACGCCTTGATCGGGCACGCTGGCATGTGCAGTTTTGCCGTAAATCGTTGCATCGACTTTCATTTGTGTTGGAGCAGCAATGACTGTAGACCCTATTGGAGAGCTTGCATCAACAGCATAACCAAAGTCTGCATCAATAAGTTCAGAATTGATAGCTTTAGCACCTAAAAGACCTGATTCCTCGCCAACTGTAATAATAAATTGTATTTGTCCATGAGGTGTATTTTGTTCTTGCATTACTTGAATTAATTCGATCAGTGCAGCAAGCCCTGCTTTATCATCCGCCCCTAACACTGTAGTACCATCGGAATAAATGTAGCCATCATCATTGATAGTTGGTTTAACATTGACACCAGGTACGACAGTATCCATATGACTTGAAAAATATATCTTATCGATATCATTTTTATTTATGTTAGACGCTAACGTACAAATCAAATTATTAGCCCTAATCTAGGATCTTCATTTGCATTATCTTCAACAACATTTAATCCTAAAGATTGAAATTTGGATTTTAAAATTGGTTGAATTTCTTGTTCTTTTCCTGTTTCAGAATCAATTTGTACAAGTTCTAGAAATGTATGAATGATTCTTTCTTTGTTTACCATTTTCATCACCCATTCTTAAAGAGTTGACGTTATTATATTGCTTGTATATCATATAGTTTACTGAAAATAATCGAGTGATAACAATATTTTGTTTCTGTAGTAACAGAAAAATATGTTATAATACATAAATAAACTAAGGTATCAGTTACCTAAAAGATAAATCCAACTAACCTTTAATTTTATTATATAACTT comes from the Staphylococcus hsinchuensis genome and includes:
- a CDS encoding AraC family transcriptional regulator, with translation MDVIKQIQQAIVYIEDHLPDRVQLQELSDYVNLSPFHLDQSFKMIVGQSPSEYAHARRMTLAANDLIHGSSRLIDIAKKYKYKDANAFANDFSDFHGVSPIQVNTKRDQLNMKSRLYIKLSVTEQSPYPYRLEQNEGISLVGYSKYLDASELEDPFKVPDLLEDLQFDGIIDDIKRYNDISPHELFVVNCPLDEGMEIFVGVPSERYPDHLESRFLPERQYAKFNLQGELDYVVNEAWYYIETTLQMTLPYERNSLYIEVYPLDFSFEDSFNKVQLWMPVNKKN
- the gndA gene encoding NADP-dependent phosphogluconate dehydrogenase — its product is MSQEIGVVGLAVMGKNLAWNIESRGYHVSVFNRSSEKTDEMVEESKGKNIHPTYSLEEFVNSLEKPRRILLMVKAGPATDATIDHLLPLLDDDDILIDGGNTNYQDTIRRNKALEESNVNFIGMGVSGGEVGALTGPSLMPGGQKAAYDKVSDILDAISAKADDGASCVTYIGPNGAGHYVKMVHNGIEYADMQLIAESYAMMKDLLGMSHQEIAQTFKDWNAGELSSYLIEITGDIFEKIDDETNEPLVEKILDTAGQKGTGKWTSINALELGIPLTIITESVFARFISSIKEERVKASKHLNGPEIKFDGNKDEFLEKIRKALYMSKICSYAQGFAQMKEASDNNEWDLKLGELAMIWRAGCIIRAQFLQKIKEAYDNDNELQNLMLDPYFHDIVSNYQDALRDVVATGVRNGIPTPGFSASINYYDNYRSANLPANLIQAQRDYFGAHTYQRKDREGVFHTQWIEE